Proteins from one Gimesia maris genomic window:
- a CDS encoding alpha-amylase/4-alpha-glucanotransferase domain-containing protein, with the protein MGCRLRLVLVIHNHQPVGNFEGVFEESYQNSYQPFLDVLSEYPDIPFSLHTSGSLMEWLVEAHPEYIDRVRGLAESGQVEILGGPFYEPILAGIPRCDRIGQITAYSDYLKKLFGTPVRGMWVPERVWEQSFVSDLVDAGMEFTLLDDSHFSAAGIRADKMHGYYLSEDEGRLLKIFPDNETLRYQIPFTDPVETIHYLKEIADHHPHSVVVFGDDGEKFGAWPGTYDHVYRDGWLRKFLDLLRQNSDWLKVTTLSESVDTVSPLGSCYLPDASYREMNEWALSSERQLELAELKEKFAEAEGFDRLKPYLRGGFWRNFRVKYAELNEMYTRMLHVSNRLQSLEETGVDAEDLPALHEARTELYRAQCNCPYWHGAFGGLYLPHLRNAIYKHLISADTLLEKITHRDANWLAVEVGDFNLDARKEIRMASNRLVCYLAPAQGGHLYELDVRGAKHNLLATLDRRPEPYHDIIRQAAIEQQQGSQNGEDIGKIHNAVRFKQPGLEKKLQYDHTPRKSLVDHFFQPGVDLETVIQGGGEVGDFVQGVYLSSLKRTDEDCEVRMVRKGYVGPYEIELTKTVSLAKNASGSLEIHYELSHLPADVPLNFGVEFNFAGMAAGASDRYYYNHLGKQLGQLESKLDLEKTDRIGLVDEWLGLDAALDLSAPASIWTFPIETISQSEGGYELVHQSSVVIPHWEFVADENGRWSVTITLSMDTSAAQAKALSEAAASGA; encoded by the coding sequence ATGGGCTGTCGACTTCGGCTTGTTTTGGTCATTCACAACCATCAGCCCGTTGGGAATTTTGAAGGCGTTTTTGAAGAATCCTATCAAAACAGCTATCAACCATTTCTCGACGTTTTATCAGAATACCCTGATATCCCTTTTTCTCTGCATACCTCAGGCAGCCTGATGGAATGGCTTGTCGAAGCGCATCCGGAATACATCGATCGGGTTCGCGGACTGGCGGAATCAGGGCAGGTCGAGATCCTGGGCGGCCCCTTTTATGAACCGATCCTGGCAGGCATTCCCAGATGTGACCGCATCGGACAGATTACCGCCTATTCCGACTATCTGAAAAAACTGTTTGGAACCCCGGTCCGCGGCATGTGGGTGCCGGAACGGGTCTGGGAACAGTCATTTGTCTCTGATCTGGTTGATGCCGGCATGGAATTCACCCTGCTGGATGATTCCCACTTCAGTGCTGCCGGAATTCGCGCAGATAAAATGCACGGCTACTATCTTTCAGAAGACGAAGGCCGCCTGCTCAAGATTTTCCCGGACAATGAAACACTCCGCTACCAGATTCCTTTTACCGATCCCGTAGAAACAATTCATTACCTGAAAGAGATTGCCGACCATCATCCTCATTCAGTCGTTGTCTTCGGTGATGACGGGGAAAAATTCGGCGCCTGGCCAGGTACCTACGATCACGTTTACCGCGATGGCTGGCTGAGAAAGTTTCTCGACCTGCTGCGACAGAACAGCGACTGGTTGAAAGTCACCACACTTTCGGAATCGGTCGATACCGTTTCGCCGCTGGGCAGTTGTTATCTGCCTGATGCCAGTTACCGTGAAATGAATGAGTGGGCGCTCTCTTCAGAGCGACAGTTGGAGCTGGCCGAGCTCAAAGAAAAATTTGCAGAGGCCGAAGGCTTTGATCGGCTCAAACCTTATCTGCGTGGCGGATTCTGGCGTAACTTCCGGGTTAAATACGCGGAACTCAACGAAATGTATACCCGGATGCTGCATGTCAGTAACCGTCTGCAGAGTCTGGAAGAGACCGGCGTCGACGCAGAAGACCTGCCCGCATTGCACGAAGCCCGCACCGAGCTTTACCGCGCGCAATGTAACTGTCCTTACTGGCACGGCGCATTCGGCGGGCTGTATCTGCCTCACCTGCGGAACGCGATTTACAAACATCTGATCTCAGCCGACACGCTGCTGGAGAAAATTACGCACCGGGATGCCAACTGGCTCGCAGTAGAAGTGGGTGACTTCAATCTGGATGCCCGGAAAGAGATCAGGATGGCCAGCAATCGCCTGGTCTGTTATCTCGCACCGGCACAAGGCGGGCATCTATATGAACTGGACGTGCGGGGTGCCAAACATAATCTGCTGGCGACCCTTGATCGACGTCCTGAGCCATATCACGATATCATTCGCCAGGCAGCCATTGAACAGCAGCAAGGTTCGCAGAACGGAGAGGATATCGGCAAAATTCATAATGCCGTCCGCTTCAAACAGCCCGGCCTTGAGAAAAAACTGCAGTACGATCATACCCCTCGCAAATCACTGGTGGATCACTTCTTCCAGCCAGGCGTCGACCTGGAGACCGTTATTCAGGGCGGCGGGGAAGTGGGCGATTTTGTGCAGGGAGTCTATCTCAGTTCGCTCAAACGAACCGATGAGGACTGCGAAGTACGAATGGTTCGTAAAGGTTATGTCGGTCCTTATGAAATTGAACTCACGAAAACGGTTTCCCTGGCGAAGAATGCTTCGGGCTCGCTGGAAATTCATTACGAACTTTCACATCTGCCTGCAGATGTCCCGCTGAATTTTGGCGTCGAGTTTAACTTTGCCGGCATGGCCGCCGGAGCCAGTGACCGCTATTACTACAATCATCTGGGCAAACAACTCGGCCAGCTCGAGTCAAAACTCGATCTGGAAAAAACGGACCGCATTGGCCTGGTCGATGAATGGCTGGGACTGGATGCAGCCCTGGATCTTTCCGCGCCGGCCAGTATCTGGACGTTCCCGATTGAAACCATCAGTCAGTCTGAAGGCGGCTATGAACTTGTGCATCAGAGTTCCGTGGTGATCCCGCACTGGGAGTTCGTCGCGGATGAAAATGGCCGCTGGTCTGTTACCATTACGCTTTCCATGGATACCTCGGCAGCCCAGGCCAAAGCACTCAGTGAAGCAGCCGCTTCCGGAGCATAA
- a CDS encoding galactose-1-phosphate uridylyltransferase has protein sequence MSEIRTDPLTGFTTIFAPERARRPIKLSENANHYVPTQEQIDSDPFAEGKESETTPELFAIRSPDTRANQPGWKLRVVANKYPALTPVSDSEEYGVHEVIVECPQFETQVSRLSPTQFQYMFQAYRQRVAAHRDDPRINYALVFKNQGILGGASLGHVHSQLLASHLIPQALQQEVQQAREYQSEHGCSLFKTLAQDSADGFSGRVMSTDYFDIICPYASRFAFETWVIPQSLKTHFDHSSDRELDDLAIITRRLLFSLESLLGRHDLNYVIQMPPYDTREQDGYTWSLRIYPRLTHLAGFELASNAFINPVYPEHAIEQLKRQLCS, from the coding sequence ATGTCAGAGATCAGAACCGACCCTCTTACCGGCTTTACCACCATCTTTGCGCCGGAACGTGCCCGGCGGCCTATCAAACTTTCAGAAAATGCCAATCATTATGTCCCCACACAGGAACAGATTGACTCCGATCCGTTTGCGGAAGGAAAAGAATCCGAGACTACGCCGGAACTGTTTGCCATCCGATCTCCAGATACCAGGGCCAACCAGCCAGGCTGGAAGCTGAGAGTCGTTGCCAACAAGTATCCTGCGCTGACTCCCGTTTCCGACTCAGAAGAATATGGCGTCCATGAGGTCATTGTCGAGTGTCCCCAGTTTGAGACCCAGGTATCTCGACTCTCCCCGACACAGTTTCAGTATATGTTTCAGGCTTATCGACAGCGGGTCGCCGCCCATCGTGATGACCCCCGCATCAACTACGCGCTCGTCTTCAAAAATCAGGGGATCCTGGGCGGCGCCTCACTGGGACACGTACATTCACAACTCCTCGCCAGTCATCTGATCCCGCAGGCGCTCCAGCAGGAGGTGCAGCAGGCTCGGGAGTATCAGTCTGAGCATGGTTGTTCGCTCTTCAAAACCTTAGCGCAAGACTCAGCAGACGGATTTTCCGGACGGGTCATGTCCACCGATTATTTTGATATCATCTGTCCCTACGCCAGCCGCTTCGCCTTTGAAACATGGGTTATTCCCCAATCTCTGAAAACACACTTCGATCACTCCAGCGACCGGGAACTCGATGATCTGGCAATAATCACCCGTCGTCTTTTATTTAGTCTGGAATCGCTGCTCGGACGTCACGATCTCAATTATGTGATCCAGATGCCCCCCTATGATACCAGAGAACAGGATGGCTATACCTGGAGTCTGCGGATCTATCCGCGTCTGACTCATCTCGCGGGATTTGAACTCGCCTCCAATGCCTTCATCAACCCGGTTTATCCCGAGCACGCCATTGAGCAACTGAAACGGCAGTTGTGCTCCTGA
- the glgA gene encoding glycogen synthase GlgA encodes MKIVVASSEAIPFAKTGGLADVASALSKALAAEGHEVSLFLPFYPQSTARRGISSDDFEPCPEKVMIPVGSKQVEASLLKASFPDSKVDVYLIDQPRYFDRPELYHENGRDYQDNCERFIFFSRAVMEFTSQLNLQPNIIHSNDWQTGLIPALLKIEYQNRPGFENTAAVYTIHNMAFQGQYWHWDMLLTGIDWKYFNRHQMEYFGQLNLLKTGIVFSDMITTVSPTYAKEIRTERFGYGLNGVLESHSDRLVGILNGVDTSEWNPETDPHLAAHYSVNTLSEGKAKCKAALQERMGLPRKPDTPLLGTISRMTDQKGFSLILDAAENLLATDVQMVFLGTGDPRHETAFSELAKRFPDKVATYIGFDEGLAHQIEAGLDLFLMPSQFEPCGLNQMYSLLYGTVPIVHEVGGLADSVVDAHAENLENGTANGFSFWHFDATVLYRQMRRAIDAYYDKPLWNQLIQNGMTKDWSWKQSAQNYLSVYQRASSYRNKSSQSVSATS; translated from the coding sequence ATGAAAATCGTCGTAGCGAGCTCAGAAGCGATTCCATTTGCCAAGACAGGTGGACTGGCCGATGTGGCCTCCGCATTATCGAAAGCACTGGCTGCAGAAGGGCATGAAGTCAGCCTGTTTCTGCCCTTTTATCCCCAGTCGACAGCCAGACGCGGCATTTCCTCCGACGATTTCGAACCCTGTCCTGAAAAAGTAATGATCCCTGTCGGCAGCAAGCAGGTGGAAGCCAGCCTGTTAAAGGCGTCTTTTCCCGATTCGAAAGTGGATGTTTATCTGATTGATCAGCCACGCTATTTTGATCGTCCCGAGCTCTATCATGAAAATGGACGAGATTATCAGGACAACTGTGAACGGTTCATCTTCTTCAGTCGCGCGGTGATGGAGTTCACGTCACAGCTCAATTTGCAGCCGAATATCATCCACTCCAATGACTGGCAGACCGGACTCATACCGGCACTGTTGAAAATTGAATATCAGAATCGGCCCGGATTCGAAAATACAGCCGCCGTTTATACGATTCATAATATGGCCTTCCAGGGACAGTACTGGCATTGGGACATGCTGCTGACCGGTATTGACTGGAAATACTTCAACCGGCATCAGATGGAATATTTTGGTCAATTGAATCTGCTCAAAACCGGGATTGTCTTCTCGGACATGATCACCACCGTCAGTCCTACCTACGCAAAAGAGATCCGCACCGAACGCTTCGGTTATGGTCTGAATGGCGTACTCGAATCTCACTCTGATAGACTGGTTGGTATTCTGAACGGAGTCGATACCAGTGAGTGGAATCCTGAGACCGATCCGCATCTGGCCGCCCATTATTCCGTCAATACATTGTCTGAAGGAAAAGCGAAGTGCAAAGCCGCTCTCCAGGAACGCATGGGGCTGCCCCGGAAACCGGATACCCCTCTGTTGGGTACCATCTCGCGGATGACTGATCAGAAAGGCTTCTCCCTGATTCTGGATGCGGCCGAAAATCTACTGGCGACTGACGTTCAGATGGTCTTTCTGGGAACCGGCGATCCCCGACATGAAACCGCTTTCTCTGAACTTGCGAAACGCTTCCCGGATAAAGTGGCCACATATATCGGCTTTGATGAAGGGCTGGCACACCAGATCGAGGCCGGCCTGGATCTCTTTCTGATGCCCAGCCAGTTTGAGCCTTGCGGCTTGAATCAGATGTATAGTCTGCTGTATGGGACAGTCCCCATTGTCCATGAAGTCGGAGGCCTGGCCGATTCCGTCGTGGATGCACACGCTGAGAACCTGGAGAACGGAACCGCAAATGGTTTCTCATTCTGGCACTTTGATGCGACGGTACTCTATCGACAGATGCGGCGCGCCATCGATGCATACTACGATAAGCCGCTCTGGAATCAGCTGATTCAGAATGGCATGACAAAAGACTGGTCCTGGAAACAGAGTGCTCAAAACTACCTGTCCGTCTATCAGCGTGCCAGCAGTTATCGAAATAAGAGCAGCCAGTCAGTGTCTGCCACTTCTTAG
- a CDS encoding sensor histidine kinase, which translates to MTDPLNVEKLNGPGDELQDRPAEAPVSTAVPRIHHDAYTWQLPAEEITLRIRWFGLCVGYVLVNFGGNSSAIQVPQLNWILTLGAIYALADTYFSFRGRVFLGEWPLIISVMEALFIGLLCHYDAGLNSPFRFYYLLSLIVCSIRHSPQIAYLTLGLHLISYSTLLFSNRPSDWVSQLLLMIVWMGWVAWASIAFSQLVKRTSMELSLANSQLKQNQELLEDRIARRTSDLQESQALLVQQEKHAAFGLLAAGIAHEVGNPLAGISSLVQLLNRHNNDEYTNKRLDEVDAQLRRIQRILRELIDFSRPATTERNRCQINELITESLNISKYYKRKKGKNIITRFAEDLPVVQVVRDQLVQVFLNLILNAMDATEEGESIEITTEARGGQIVISIHDDGEGIREEDKARLFQPYFTTKAKGTGLGLFVCKNILEHSNSGTIEIDDTVKDGARFIVSLNCEELQGAADIPPGPAKEIKFVTT; encoded by the coding sequence ATGACTGACCCTTTAAACGTGGAGAAACTGAACGGACCGGGCGACGAGCTACAGGATCGTCCGGCGGAAGCCCCTGTTTCAACAGCCGTTCCCCGCATCCACCATGACGCTTATACCTGGCAGCTGCCGGCGGAAGAAATTACGCTGCGAATTCGCTGGTTCGGGTTGTGTGTCGGGTATGTACTGGTCAACTTTGGCGGAAACAGCTCTGCCATTCAGGTTCCCCAGTTGAACTGGATTCTGACATTAGGTGCCATCTATGCATTGGCGGATACCTACTTCAGCTTTCGCGGTCGTGTCTTTCTGGGTGAATGGCCACTGATCATTTCAGTGATGGAAGCGTTATTCATCGGTCTGCTCTGTCACTATGACGCCGGTTTAAACAGCCCGTTCCGATTTTATTATCTGCTGTCACTGATAGTCTGCTCCATTCGACACTCGCCACAGATCGCGTATCTGACACTGGGACTGCATCTGATCAGTTATTCGACACTTTTATTCTCCAACCGCCCGTCTGACTGGGTCTCGCAGCTGTTGCTGATGATTGTCTGGATGGGCTGGGTCGCGTGGGCGAGCATTGCCTTTTCTCAACTGGTCAAACGCACGAGTATGGAGCTTTCGCTGGCGAACTCGCAGTTGAAGCAGAACCAGGAACTGCTGGAAGATCGTATCGCCCGTCGGACAAGCGACCTGCAGGAATCGCAGGCGCTGCTGGTTCAGCAGGAAAAACATGCCGCTTTCGGACTGCTGGCAGCAGGAATTGCGCACGAAGTGGGAAACCCGCTGGCGGGCATCAGCTCACTCGTACAACTGCTCAACCGCCATAACAATGATGAATACACAAACAAACGACTGGATGAAGTCGACGCACAACTGCGAAGAATTCAACGGATTCTTCGCGAGTTGATCGATTTCAGCCGCCCGGCAACAACCGAGCGGAATCGCTGCCAGATCAATGAACTGATTACCGAATCGTTGAACATTTCAAAATATTACAAACGGAAAAAGGGGAAAAATATTATCACCCGCTTTGCGGAGGACCTGCCTGTGGTACAGGTCGTGCGTGACCAGCTGGTGCAGGTGTTCCTGAACCTGATCCTGAATGCGATGGATGCAACAGAAGAAGGTGAATCGATCGAAATTACCACCGAAGCCCGCGGGGGACAAATCGTGATTTCGATTCATGACGACGGAGAAGGTATCCGTGAAGAAGATAAAGCGAGGTTGTTTCAACCCTATTTCACGACCAAGGCTAAAGGAACGGGGCTGGGCCTGTTTGTGTGTAAAAATATCCTGGAACACTCCAATTCCGGTACAATTGAAATTGATGATACGGTAAAAGATGGTGCCCGGTTCATAGTCTCCCTGAATTGTGAGGAGTTACAGGGAGCAGCAGATATTCCTCCCGGACCGGCAAAAGAAATCAAATTTGTAACGACCTGA
- a CDS encoding sigma-54-dependent transcriptional regulator, translating into MQLNRSVLIVEDEEVIRTSLAEFLTSEGYETMQASTVARALELARDRDFNVAICDVQLPDGDGIELLRRLQNIKPSIFVLIITAYATVENTISAFKAGAFDYLVKPVIFDDLSHKLNRLFEYQKIFYENQILRRELARSPGIEEVVGSSKALQKLQSTIRKIAATNSNVLLSGESGTGKELFARSIHSNGPNREQRFLAVNCGMRPIELLESQLFGSANSSLQYPASEQIGVFKNADGGTVYLDEISQLPLGTQGKLLRAIEYGEILPLGSAEPVKVDVRLIASTTQDLTEMVKSGEFEEDLFYRLDGMKIHIPALRERVDDIPELVEYFISKHSRKMGKRVTGATSETIRTLMSAEWKGNVRQLDNAIERAVMMCDETLICLNDLPPELHQNEPPLPDVDDLRLALRHYERMHITRVLKDSTDKREAAKRLKLGLSSLYRKIEELDIELE; encoded by the coding sequence GTGCAACTCAATCGATCCGTACTGATTGTCGAAGATGAAGAAGTCATTCGGACTTCGCTGGCAGAATTTCTCACCAGTGAAGGATATGAAACCATGCAGGCTTCTACGGTAGCCAGAGCGCTGGAACTGGCCCGCGATCGGGATTTTAACGTCGCGATCTGTGACGTGCAGCTGCCGGATGGAGATGGCATCGAACTTCTGCGGCGCCTGCAGAATATCAAGCCGAGTATCTTCGTGCTGATCATCACGGCTTATGCGACCGTCGAAAACACGATCTCTGCCTTCAAAGCGGGTGCCTTTGACTACCTGGTCAAACCCGTCATTTTTGACGATCTGTCTCATAAGTTGAACCGCCTGTTCGAGTACCAGAAAATATTCTATGAGAACCAGATCTTAAGAAGGGAACTGGCCCGCAGTCCGGGAATTGAAGAAGTGGTAGGCAGCAGTAAAGCGCTGCAGAAACTGCAAAGCACGATTCGAAAAATTGCAGCGACCAATTCTAATGTGCTGCTGTCTGGTGAATCGGGAACGGGGAAAGAGCTGTTTGCCCGATCGATCCACTCGAATGGACCGAACCGCGAACAACGCTTCCTGGCCGTCAACTGCGGCATGCGACCGATCGAACTGCTCGAGTCTCAACTCTTTGGGTCGGCCAACAGTTCGCTGCAGTACCCCGCCTCCGAGCAGATTGGCGTCTTTAAAAATGCCGATGGCGGAACCGTGTACCTGGATGAGATCTCGCAACTGCCACTGGGAACGCAGGGCAAACTGTTGCGGGCAATTGAATACGGCGAGATTCTCCCTCTGGGGAGCGCCGAGCCTGTGAAAGTCGATGTGCGACTCATTGCTTCAACAACCCAGGACCTGACCGAAATGGTCAAGTCAGGGGAATTCGAAGAAGACCTGTTTTATCGACTGGACGGTATGAAAATCCATATTCCCGCATTGCGGGAACGCGTTGATGACATTCCGGAACTGGTGGAATATTTCATCTCCAAGCATTCCCGTAAAATGGGAAAACGTGTCACGGGAGCTACCAGTGAAACCATTCGCACACTGATGTCTGCAGAATGGAAAGGCAATGTCCGGCAGCTGGATAATGCCATCGAACGCGCTGTGATGATGTGTGACGAAACGCTGATCTGCCTGAACGATCTGCCCCCGGAACTGCATCAGAACGAGCCGCCGTTACCAGATGTAGACGACCTGCGACTGGCGCTGCGACATTACGAACGAATGCATATCACACGCGTATTGAAAGACAGCACGGATAAACGGGAAGCCGCCAAGCGGTTAAAGCTTGGCTTGTCCAGCCTGTATCGTAAGATTGAAGAACTGGACATTGAGCTGGAATAA
- a CDS encoding polysaccharide biosynthesis tyrosine autokinase — translation MNTDFQPLDQQSDFAIDGMEENAEVNSSGPGVDIVRLLLRNKYLLVLGLATGLLLGQAAYMKLGPIFSANTKIQVSQKNPVPIKDGEIQTFGELTAHIDVIKSPRIVGEAVKEAKLNQLSTLAGEKDPTQDIIDSLKVKRISGNDRAFLNILTLTYENPNAKDARLVTQAVVDAYKRYLHEVREENTEDIIQQLKQAEKQIATELKLKKSEYQKFRENAPLYWESTPGSEAAVAGSTNVHQERVKAIDNERRLNLLKLTELKSKIDSLKAAIASGESKETLELLAQQFLMGQTRGQAANGNTSEGQIASPGTSQVDRARTALETHLMPLLIQKNRLERDFQKNHPDLDAVNRSIETIINLYRRQGLDISADNLESGEFQVAKTKDVDFVNVYLKSMEQQLKELENRELELTKIFDQETELAKKVGDFQVVDQSYNEEIAQLKSQRDNIFKQLLVEKVSQGNSGYTLTQLAPVKDELVIKRQLKFLMAGAGAGLGLILAFSYFREMRDTTMKSVDEIRNQLHLPILGEVPSFAESDAVVDDSEFAPALWYYYRPASREAESFRSLRTSLLLKTDRSGAKVLQMTSAEPGDGKTTSISNLALAIAQTGRKVLIIDADLRRPTIHKLFGLANSIGLGDVLNGEIDAQTAIRETRVTHLSILTAGMLPENPSEMLMSRGFSELVKQLRNEYDYILIDTPPLVVVSDPSVIASIVDGVLLVVRIDKNRRGVIRKVQQIIQTNGIKVTGLLANGVQSGKFGDYDYGSGPGYSDYYIVPPQVQTKQADAPAKTKLTH, via the coding sequence GTGAATACAGACTTTCAACCTCTGGATCAGCAATCCGATTTCGCCATCGATGGAATGGAAGAGAACGCAGAAGTGAACTCTTCCGGTCCCGGTGTCGATATTGTAAGGCTTCTGCTGCGCAATAAATACCTGCTGGTTTTAGGACTGGCGACCGGACTGCTGCTCGGGCAGGCAGCGTATATGAAGCTCGGCCCGATCTTCTCTGCAAACACGAAAATTCAGGTCTCGCAAAAAAACCCGGTGCCGATCAAGGATGGGGAAATCCAGACTTTCGGTGAACTCACGGCACATATCGATGTCATCAAGAGCCCGCGAATTGTGGGTGAAGCAGTTAAAGAAGCCAAACTGAATCAGCTTTCTACACTGGCAGGTGAAAAAGATCCGACCCAGGATATTATCGATTCCCTGAAAGTCAAACGAATTTCCGGTAACGACCGCGCGTTCCTCAACATCCTGACGCTTACCTATGAAAACCCGAATGCCAAAGATGCCCGGCTTGTCACACAAGCGGTCGTCGATGCCTACAAGCGTTATCTGCATGAAGTCCGCGAGGAAAACACCGAAGACATCATTCAGCAGTTGAAGCAGGCTGAGAAGCAGATTGCCACCGAACTGAAACTGAAGAAAAGTGAATATCAGAAGTTCCGCGAAAATGCGCCGCTGTACTGGGAGAGTACACCTGGATCTGAAGCGGCAGTGGCCGGCAGTACCAACGTGCACCAGGAACGGGTCAAAGCAATCGATAACGAACGCCGTCTGAACCTGCTGAAACTGACCGAACTCAAATCAAAAATTGATTCGCTCAAAGCCGCGATTGCCAGTGGTGAATCTAAAGAAACGCTTGAGCTGTTGGCCCAGCAGTTTCTCATGGGACAAACGCGTGGGCAGGCTGCCAACGGTAATACCAGCGAAGGTCAGATTGCCTCTCCGGGGACAAGTCAGGTCGACCGTGCCCGCACCGCATTAGAAACACATTTGATGCCTCTGTTGATTCAGAAGAATCGACTGGAACGCGACTTTCAGAAAAATCATCCTGACCTGGACGCCGTGAATCGCAGCATCGAAACGATCATCAATCTCTATCGTCGCCAGGGACTCGATATTTCTGCAGACAATCTGGAGTCTGGTGAATTTCAGGTTGCAAAGACCAAAGACGTGGATTTCGTGAATGTCTATCTCAAGTCTATGGAACAGCAGCTGAAAGAACTGGAGAACCGGGAACTGGAACTGACAAAAATATTTGACCAGGAAACCGAACTGGCCAAAAAAGTCGGTGATTTTCAGGTGGTCGATCAGTCTTACAATGAAGAAATTGCCCAGCTCAAATCACAACGGGATAACATTTTCAAACAGTTACTCGTCGAAAAAGTTTCACAAGGCAATAGTGGTTACACGCTGACTCAGCTCGCGCCTGTGAAAGATGAACTGGTCATTAAACGCCAGCTCAAATTCCTGATGGCAGGTGCTGGAGCAGGGCTGGGACTGATCCTGGCATTCTCCTACTTCCGTGAAATGCGGGACACCACCATGAAATCTGTCGACGAAATTCGTAATCAACTGCATCTGCCCATCCTGGGAGAAGTACCTTCGTTCGCTGAAAGTGATGCTGTCGTTGATGACAGTGAATTTGCCCCCGCGCTGTGGTACTACTATCGCCCCGCTTCACGCGAAGCAGAGTCGTTTCGTTCACTGCGCACATCTCTGTTATTAAAAACAGATCGCAGCGGTGCGAAAGTTCTGCAGATGACCAGTGCCGAACCCGGAGATGGGAAAACCACCTCGATTTCCAACCTGGCGCTGGCGATTGCTCAGACAGGTAGAAAAGTTCTGATTATCGATGCCGACCTCAGGCGGCCTACCATTCATAAACTGTTTGGACTCGCCAATTCGATTGGCCTCGGAGATGTTCTGAATGGTGAGATCGATGCGCAGACTGCGATTCGGGAAACCCGCGTCACTCATCTTTCGATTCTGACAGCAGGTATGTTGCCTGAAAATCCGTCCGAAATGCTGATGTCTCGAGGATTCTCGGAACTGGTAAAACAGCTGCGAAATGAATACGACTATATTCTGATTGATACGCCACCTCTGGTGGTTGTCAGCGATCCCTCGGTGATTGCTTCCATCGTTGATGGCGTATTGCTGGTCGTTCGCATCGACAAGAACCGTCGAGGAGTGATCCGCAAGGTACAGCAGATTATTCAGACCAATGGGATCAAAGTGACGGGGCTGCTTGCGAACGGTGTCCAGTCCGGAAAATTTGGCGATTACGACTACGGTTCAGGGCCTGGATACAGCGACTATTATATCGTCCCTCCGCAGGTACAGACAAAACAGGCAGATGCTCCTGCGAAGACGAAACTCACCCATTAA
- a CDS encoding SDR family oxidoreductase, translating to MTNYLVTGGAGFIGSHLATRLIKDGHRVRVFDNLSTGALHNLEHIKDDVEFVQGDLRDLAAVEQATAGVEIVFHQAALASVPRSVEHPLDTHEACVTGTVHVLDAARRSGVQRVVYAGSSSAYGNQEQMPKHEGQTPEVLSPYAAAKLAGELYCQAFANSYDLETVRIRYFNVFGPRQDPNSPYSAVIPLFTSALLEGRRPMIFGDGLQSRDFTFVDNVVQANILASQAPADKVSGNVYNAACGSSLNLIDLLKFICNQLDKPYDPDFQPARTGDVKHSWADISAAQRDLGYEPVVEIEEGLRKTIDWYAGSTSSESKKCLGGC from the coding sequence GTGACAAATTATTTAGTGACCGGCGGCGCTGGATTTATTGGCTCTCATCTGGCGACACGTCTGATTAAAGACGGTCATCGTGTACGCGTCTTCGATAACTTGAGTACAGGCGCACTGCATAATCTGGAACATATAAAAGACGATGTTGAGTTCGTGCAGGGAGATCTGCGGGATCTGGCAGCCGTCGAACAGGCCACCGCTGGTGTAGAGATTGTTTTCCACCAGGCCGCGCTGGCTTCTGTTCCCCGTAGCGTGGAACATCCTCTCGATACACATGAAGCCTGCGTGACCGGAACGGTTCATGTTCTTGATGCCGCCCGCCGTTCTGGCGTGCAGCGCGTTGTCTATGCCGGCTCCAGCAGTGCGTATGGCAACCAGGAACAGATGCCCAAGCATGAAGGCCAGACTCCCGAAGTTCTGTCACCTTATGCCGCTGCGAAACTGGCAGGCGAATTATACTGTCAGGCGTTTGCCAATTCCTATGACCTGGAAACGGTCCGTATTCGCTACTTTAATGTCTTTGGTCCCCGCCAGGATCCCAACAGTCCTTATTCGGCTGTCATTCCCCTGTTTACTTCCGCGTTGCTGGAAGGACGCCGCCCCATGATCTTTGGTGATGGTCTGCAGTCTCGCGATTTCACATTCGTGGACAATGTGGTTCAGGCAAATATTCTGGCGTCCCAGGCACCGGCGGACAAAGTCTCCGGAAACGTTTATAACGCTGCCTGTGGCAGTTCGTTGAATCTGATCGATCTGTTGAAATTCATCTGTAACCAGTTGGACAAACCATACGATCCTGACTTTCAGCCGGCGCGTACAGGCGATGTCAAACATTCCTGGGCAGACATTTCTGCCGCACAACGTGACCTCGGTTACGAACCTGTTGTAGAAATCGAAGAAGGACTGCGGAAAACCATTGACTGGTACGCAGGCTCGACCAGTTCTGAATCCAAAAAATGCCTGGGCGGCTGTTAA